From the genome of Ovis aries strain OAR_USU_Benz2616 breed Rambouillet chromosome 5, ARS-UI_Ramb_v3.0, whole genome shotgun sequence:
GAAATGTTTTGCTGTGGTCCTGCCAGGAAGGGGGATCCTCAGCAGCCCACCATTCAACCAGTTAGTCACCCCTTTTACAGAACTTCCTCTAAGCTAGGTCTGTCCCAGGCACTTGACAAATGTTGACTCAATGTCAACTTCAAAGCCCTATAAGGCTGGTACAACTACTACcctcattgtacagatgaggaagctaaaGGCCCTGGAAGGCTCAGTAACcagcccaagatcacacagccagaaaGTGCTGGAACCAAGAATGAAACGTGACTATCTGGCTCCAGCACCAGTGTCACACCACCCAGACTTCCCAAGCAGTTCTTCCAAGAACCTTTCCCCTCTGTAGGCCACCTCCACCTACTCCCCTCTTCCCTTTTCAGGTGGTGCCTCTTTCTGAGCCTCCTTTCCGCGTCAGCCCTGTCCTTGACCACAGACACCCCAGACTGTAGGAGCCAAAATGGATGATGTTGCCCAGAGATGAAGATATTGAGGCCCTGAGAGGTGTATTGCATGCCCATGTCTCCCCCACATCATgaaggcagtggggtgggggtaaAGAACCAGATGCATTAAAAACCGCCAGGACTTTTTAGTCCGCAGAGGGAGAGGGGCAATTGAGTCTGGCCCCGCCTGAAAGGTCGGGCAGGTGGAAATCAACGAGAACTTCCTTGCCAGAAAAACATGAAGAAATCCCAGGAAactaataaaggaaaaagaaaagaggatagCCTGACTACCTCTCAGAGGAAGCAGCGGGACTCTGAGATCATGCAACAAAAGCAGAAGGCAGCCAATGATAAGAAGTCTATGCAAACAAGAGAGAAATAATGACTATCTGGAAACCAGGGTGCTGCTGCAAACTAAGTGTATCATAAGCTCTATGATCAAGATTTTGTAGAGTGAACAGTCAGTACATGTTATATCCGTACAAAActattttaaacttttcctttCAACCTGACTTAGCGTGATGTTTCAGAACCAtttcaaagaataaaacactaaccatgcatatgaaaataaataaataaaaataaaaacagccagGAATATTTACGAAGCTTTGGTTCCAGACACTTCCTGGCACTGGAGACTCAGCACTGACAGGACCCAGTCCCTGACTTTACGGTGATTCCAGGCTAGGAGCGGAGGAGACATTTAACATGAAAACCAAGGAACAATTTCAGATTTCAGTGGTGGGTGTCCTTGAGAAAACGGTAAAATGAGAGGCTTGAAGGGCTGGACTGAGAAGACGTCTGCAGGGAGGTGAACTTTGGCTCCCGGTGCTCACCTCGCTTTGCAGGGTCCTTTATGATTGAGGACGCAGATAGTACTGGAGCTCCCACCTGCATTctgctcgcaaagagttggatatgactgagcatgcacacacagctgGTAGAACAGGGCGGGtgactatttttatttccagaaggAAGCGGGTGTCGGGCTGGGGAAAATTAGGCAACTCACACCGCCCAGAGACACCTGGCAGGAACTCATTCCTGGCCCTGTGAGATAGGGGCGGGCATATTTGCATCTGCTAGTGAAggggctaatagatggggaaacaatggaaacagtgagagactttattttcttggtctctaaagatcactacaaatggtgacggcagccatgaaattaaaagacgcttgctccttggaaaaaaagctatgaccaacctagacagcacattaaaaagcagacacattactttgccaacaaaggtccatctattcaaaactatggtttttccaatagtcatgtatggatgtgagagttggaccataaagttgagcacagaagaactgatgcttttgaactgtggtgttggagaaaactcgagactcccttggactgcaagatcaaaccagtcaatcctaaaaaaaatcagtcctgaatattcaccggaaggactgatactgaagctcaagctccaatactttggccacctgatgcgaagaactgaccactggaaaagaccctgatgctgggaaagattgaaggcaggaggagatggggacaacggagaatgagatggttggatggcatcaaccaCTCGTTGGGACGTGAGTtagagcaagctttgggagttggtgatggacagggaaagctggcgtgctgcagtgaggtcacacagagtgggacacgaatgagaggctgaactgaactgtgacggGGTGGTGTCTTCCCCAGATCCGCCCCTTCCTACAGTAGCGCGTCGTAACCTATTGACCCAGACAGGAGGCGGGCCGCAAGGCCTGCCTGGCTGCAGGAAGCAATAAAACCTGGGTCGCTATTGGTGCCCGCGGAGGGTGGGCGGGGCCTCCGCCGCCCGGGGCGCGCGCCGCTGAGAAGCGTTGCCCAGGATGGGGCAGGGCCGCGCGCAGGAGGCCGTTGGCGGCGCGGCCCCGCCCCGGATGTCGCGCGTCGCAGCCTGGACGACGGGGATTGGCCAAAGCCGCGTGAGGGGCGGGGCGGAAGGTTCTGGAGGGGGCTGGCGGGCTCTGGAAGCTTCCGCCGGACGGGTATATAGAGTCCGGGACGGGGCGGTGGCGGAGCCGGGGGACGGCGACAGCTGGGTGGCGGGCCGCAGGCGGGGGCAATGGGAAAGGACTATTACCAGACGCTGGGCCTGGCCCGCGGTGCGTCGGACGAGGAGATCAAGAGGGCCTACCGCCGTCAGGCGCTGCGTTACCACCCGGACAAGAACAAGGAGCCCGGCGCTGAGGAGAAGTTCAAGGAGATCGCCGAGGCCTACGACGTGCTCAGCGACCCGCGCAAGCGCGAGATCTTCGACCGCTACGGGGAGGAAGGTGCGTGCGCGCGCGCAGCCGGGGGCGCGCCCTCGCCGTTTGACAGGCGGAGAAACCGAGGCAGGGTGGCCTCGCTGCAGCATCTCCGGGGGGTGCTCGGCCGCAGGGGTTGAAGCAGCCCCGGCCCTCTGGCCACAAGGGCCTCCGCCCTCGGATTGGCGGCCGCCCGATGGGAGGAGGGGCCCTGGCCGCGCTGCTTGTTCAGAAGCTTCTAGTATGTCTGGGGCTGCCCCTCCCTGGGCTCTCGCCTCCACCCACGTCCGGGGGTGCGGGTGCAGAAAGAGAGGGTTCGGAGACCTAGCTTGGCTGCTGGCGCTGCGGGCCTGGGCTCACCTGTGCGAGGTGGGAGGCTCTGCCACCCCGGGGTTCAGGGCAGGACCTCTGGCTGAGCCCTGGGCACAGGCTGCGAGTAGTGAGCCTGCAAATGAGGTGCCAATTGGCGCCGAGCGACCTCCCGCGCCTCCGAGGGTGGAGTGAGGTAATCCTTGTAAAGTGCTTACCTAGTCGGCCGTCAAGGTGCAGGGAACAGTGGGGCCAGCCCTCTTCAGggaaaaagaaagctttcttgTCCCGTCTCCCATTGATGACTCAGGCAGGTTGCTGGGCTTGGTCCTCAGGAAGAAGTGGCTAATTACATGAGAATGGGGGCAGTTAGTGCCAGGGTGTGAGAATTTGAAAGTCTGCATTTGCAGTTTCACGTTCCTTTTACTACTCTCCACACGTCTCTAGCTGTAGGGAATTTAAGAGTAAGCATTTAGTGAAAACTGATCCGGGGTAAGCATTTTTCATTGGATCTCTTAGTTTTCCGTACTCATTGTAACAGTGCAAGGGAAATGAGTTACTCAGATGTGAGGACCTGGGTGGCCCCAAGAGATGCCCATCTGAAACCTTGAACACTTCACCATTGTCTTGCCACAGTGGACTAACTGCCATAAGTGGGTGGGGGTTCTGTTTTGCTGCTGCAAGTGGGAGGTAAAAGCTTGGAGTTCTTCCTTGTTCTTCCCTGACAGGCTAAAAAAAATTCCTCCCCCAATGGCTCCTAAGCTTTTTTCCTTGAAGGAAAGTTCCTGGAGAGTTAAGTTCCTAGCTCGCCATCTGATTTCTTCTGCTTTGGCGTTTCAGGCCTGAAGGGCAGTGGTCCCAGCGGCGGGAGCAGCGGTGGTACTAACGGTACCTCCTTCAGTTACACATTCCATGGAGACCCTCATGCCATGTTTGCTGAGTTCTTCGGTGGCCGAAATCCCTTTGACAACTTTTTTGGGCAGCGCAACGGGGAGGAAGGCATGGACATCGATGACCCGTTCTCTGGCTTCCCCATGGGCATGGGTGGCTTCACCAACATGAACTTTGGCCGCTCCCGCCCTGCCCAAGAGCCCACCCGAAAGAAACAAGATCCCCCCGTCACCCATGACCTTAGGGTCTCACTTGAAGAGATCTACAGCGGCTgtaccaagaaaatgaaaatctctcATAAGCGGCTGA
Proteins encoded in this window:
- the LOC101117584 gene encoding small EDRK-rich factor 1-like; this encodes MSTSKPYKAGTTTTLIVQMRKLKALEGSVVPLSEPPFRVSPVLDHRHPRLVWPRLKGRAGGNQRELPCQKNMKKSQETNKGKRKEDSLTTSQRKQRDSEIMQQKQKAANDKKSMQTREK
- the DNAJB1 gene encoding dnaJ homolog subfamily B member 1 produces the protein MGKDYYQTLGLARGASDEEIKRAYRRQALRYHPDKNKEPGAEEKFKEIAEAYDVLSDPRKREIFDRYGEEGLKGSGPSGGSSGGTNGTSFSYTFHGDPHAMFAEFFGGRNPFDNFFGQRNGEEGMDIDDPFSGFPMGMGGFTNMNFGRSRPAQEPTRKKQDPPVTHDLRVSLEEIYSGCTKKMKISHKRLNPDGKSIRNEDKILTIEVKRGWKEGTKITFPKEGDQTSNNIPADIVFVLKDKPHNIFKRDGSDVIYPARISLREALCGCTVNVPTLDGRTIPVVFKDVIRPGMRRKVPGEGLPLPKTPEKRGDLIIEFEVIFPERIPQTSRTVLEQVLPI